The following coding sequences lie in one Lepeophtheirus salmonis chromosome 11, UVic_Lsal_1.4, whole genome shotgun sequence genomic window:
- the LOC121125856 gene encoding uncharacterized protein: MSDRSESPPRKKVRRSEEENPLKDKEDLFSKICDDIVLRICSHLDMMSLLNLCETCQRLSRICGDKSLWIHPDSGPYSPSLLHLRKIVGRFLNWKTSSLRIKGLLKNKSQSLSRALLELMSSRAPNLRSLTLDHHLIDANKIKITDFPDGFSKLAELRLRDSSVINALDKESYFKEMHLKFPALKVLDLACSTWVPNHSLLAICKLENLEELSLNGCYRIGECFVYTALATRFGFRNLRIIDLRGTFVGNPEMQCFGRLPQITKAYFGNIITSRPSLSEGDGKIEDRGIASLIDVESPSSLTHLSLQKTGLTDKMLQILAKKLPLVFLDVRDTNVTNEGIENFLTIKPQCKLLHST, from the coding sequence ATGTCGGACCGATCCGAGAGTCCTCCCCGAAAGAAGGTGCGTCGTAGTGAGGAAGAGAATCCTCTGAAGGATAAGGAGGATCTCTTTTCCAAGATTTGCGATGACATCGTTCTCCGCATTTGTTCTCATTTGGATATGATGAGTCTCCTGAACCTTTGTGAAACGTGTCAAAGACTCTCTCGCATCTGTGGAGACAAATCCCTGTGGATCCATCCAGACTCTGGGCCTTACAGTCCCTCCCTCCTTCATCTTCGTAAGATCGTTGGTCGTTTTCTAAACTGGAAGACTTCAAGTCTGCGAATCAAAGGACTACTCAAGAATAAAAGTCAGAGCCTGAGTCGAGCACTCCTGGAACTCATGAGTTCCAGGGCGCCGAATCTTCGGTCTCTTACTCTAGATCATCACCTCATAGAcgcaaataaaatcaaaatcacGGATTTCCCTGATGGGTTCTCAAAATTAGCAGAGCTACGACTTCGAGACTCTTCCGTCATCAATGCCCTGGATAAGGAGTCTTATTTTAAGGAAATGCACCTCAAATTCCCTGCTCTAAAAGTGTTAGACCTTGCATGCTCCACTTGGGTCCCGAATCATTCCCTCCTTGCCATTTGCAAGCTTGAAAATTTGGAAGAGCTCTCTCTTAACGGTTGTTACAGAATAGGAGAGTGCTTTGTGTACACTGCCTTGGCTACGAGGTTCGGATTTCGGAATCTACGTATCATAGACCTACGAGGTACTTTTGTAGGGAATCCAGAGATGCAATGCTTTGGAAGACTGCCACAAATAACTAAAGCCTACTTTGGAAATATAATTACGTCTCGTCCCAGTTTATCAGAAGGAGAtggtaaaattgaggatcgggGCATTGCTTCCCTCATAGATGTGGAGTCTCCTTCTTCTTTGACGCATTTATCCCTCCAAAAAACAGGACTCACTGACAAAATGCTACAGATCCTTGCTAAAAAATTGCCCCTCGTCTTTTTGGACGTGAGGGACACAAATGTCACTAATGAGGGAATTGAAAATTTTCTAACGATCAAACCTCAGTGTAAATTGTTACATAGTACTTGA
- the LOC121125854 gene encoding armadillo repeat-containing protein 6 isoform X1, whose product MVKVISQDTFDAVVAENMDEFDMSKSEAIEEAKEQFLSQGVDLSNIVIFEGEGNELKEMIESLESLQLDFDDEKAKSQVLTFKSFLDKGLAEKTLATSCGGYNALVQLLSNASSSKEKILHAMTSLVDGNPDPLTEEGLESVKQAIHTGDTAIRKAGLDFLLNVCVRHEYNRQNVIRSGILNEAGKFFNDAPIEVARLWQALVQDDDVRVPYGKAHDNARQIVEDYDALTLLNNKLKDLTEPKDISLLLCCLSSLSVRNEYCKKVADDGGLNIILKVLVDPDQDKNVIKESLKLVKTLAGNDDVKRDIGNTKGIPFIVNSISKNLKNKSICQVGCDSLTALSLRSPENAKQIVDCGGDGVIIEIMKAHKSIAEIVIAASYAIRNIVSRSREYCNNFIELNVEDLLNEAQQRYKSDINSVAALKAALRDLGLEVKLEEQWKGVKGSIE is encoded by the exons ATGGTCAAAGTTATCTCACAAGACACTTTTGATGCAGTTGTGGCAGAAAATATGGATGAATTTGACATGTCCAAATCCGAGGCGATTGAAGAGGCCAAAGAGCAATTTCTATCTCAG GGTGTGGATTTATCGAACATCGTGATATTTGAGGGAGAAGGGAATGAACTTAAGGAAATGATTGAGAGTTTAGAGTCTTTGCAACTAGATTTTGATGATGAGAAGGCCAAATCCCAAGTCTTGACATTCAAAAGCTTTTTAGATAAGGGCCTTGCAGAAAAGACCCTGGCTACTAGTTGCGGGGGCTACAATGCCCTCGTACAACTCCTCTCCAACGCCTCTTCTTCCAAAGAGAAGATCCTTCACGCCATGACGTCATTAGTAGATGGAAATCCGGATCCTCTCACGGAAGAAGGATTAGAATCTGTCAAACAAGCCATTCATACAGGAGATACGGCCATTCGCAAGGCAGGGTTAGACTTTCTTCTTAATGTCTGCGTACGCCACGAATACAATCGCCAAAATGTTATTCGCTCGGGAATACTCAATGAGGCTGGGAAGTTTTTCAATGATGCCCCTATCGAAGTTGCTCGTTTATGGCAGGCTTTAGTTCAAGATGATGATGTTAGAGTGCCCTATGGAAAGGCTCATGACAATGCTAGACAAATTGTCGAAGATTATGATGCACTTACTCTCCTAAACAATAAGTTGAAAG atttgacGGAACCCAAAGACATTTCCTTATTACTTTGTTGTTTGAGCAGTTTATCCGTTCGAAATGAGTATTGTAAAAAAGTGGCAGATGATGGAGGTctcaacataattttaaaagtccTTGTGGACCCTGATCAGGATAAAAATGTCATCAAGGAATCACTCAAATTAGTCAAAACACTCGCTGGAAATGATGATGTCAAACGGGATATCGGAAACACAAAAGGAATTCCATTCATTGTCAattccatttcaaaaaattta aaaaacaagTCCATATGTCAAGTGGGCTGTGATTCCCTGACTGCCCTATCTTTAAGAAGTCCTGAGAACGCAAAACAAATAGTGGATTGCGGTGGAGATGgagttattattgaaataatgaagGCTCATAAGTCGATAGCTGAAATTGTg ATTGCAGCCTCTTATGCTATTCGTAATATTGTAAGCCGATCTCGTGAATATTGCAAcaatttcattgaattaaatGTCGAAGATCTTCTAAACGAAGCTCAACAAAGATATAAAAGTGATATTAATTCCGTGGCTGCACTCAAAGCAGCTCTGAGAGACTTGGGACTTGAAGTGAAGTTGGAGGAGCAATGGAAGGGTGTCAAAGGCTCTATTGAATAG
- the LOC121125854 gene encoding armadillo repeat-containing protein 6 isoform X2: protein MVKVISQDTFDAVVAENMDEFDMSKSEAIEEAKEQFLSQGVDLSNIVIFEGEGNELKEMIESLESLQLDFDDEKAKSQVLTFKSFLDKGLAEKTLATSCGGYNALVQLLSNASSSKEKILHAMTSLVDGNPDPLTEEGLESVKQAIHTGDTAIRKAGLDFLLNVCVRHEYNRQNVIRSGILNEAGKFFNDAPIEVARLWQALVQDDDVRVPYGKAHDNARQIVEDYDALTLLNNKLKDLTEPKDISLLLCCLSSLSVRNEYCKKVADDGGLNIILKVLVDPDQDKNVIKESLKLVKTLAGNDDVKRDIGNTKGIPFIVNSISKNLKNKSICQVGCDSLTALSLRSPENAKQIVDCGGDGVIIEIMKAHKSIAEIVPRPHGAGSFGRVDLVRIQLCRCVDCSLLCYS, encoded by the exons ATGGTCAAAGTTATCTCACAAGACACTTTTGATGCAGTTGTGGCAGAAAATATGGATGAATTTGACATGTCCAAATCCGAGGCGATTGAAGAGGCCAAAGAGCAATTTCTATCTCAG GGTGTGGATTTATCGAACATCGTGATATTTGAGGGAGAAGGGAATGAACTTAAGGAAATGATTGAGAGTTTAGAGTCTTTGCAACTAGATTTTGATGATGAGAAGGCCAAATCCCAAGTCTTGACATTCAAAAGCTTTTTAGATAAGGGCCTTGCAGAAAAGACCCTGGCTACTAGTTGCGGGGGCTACAATGCCCTCGTACAACTCCTCTCCAACGCCTCTTCTTCCAAAGAGAAGATCCTTCACGCCATGACGTCATTAGTAGATGGAAATCCGGATCCTCTCACGGAAGAAGGATTAGAATCTGTCAAACAAGCCATTCATACAGGAGATACGGCCATTCGCAAGGCAGGGTTAGACTTTCTTCTTAATGTCTGCGTACGCCACGAATACAATCGCCAAAATGTTATTCGCTCGGGAATACTCAATGAGGCTGGGAAGTTTTTCAATGATGCCCCTATCGAAGTTGCTCGTTTATGGCAGGCTTTAGTTCAAGATGATGATGTTAGAGTGCCCTATGGAAAGGCTCATGACAATGCTAGACAAATTGTCGAAGATTATGATGCACTTACTCTCCTAAACAATAAGTTGAAAG atttgacGGAACCCAAAGACATTTCCTTATTACTTTGTTGTTTGAGCAGTTTATCCGTTCGAAATGAGTATTGTAAAAAAGTGGCAGATGATGGAGGTctcaacataattttaaaagtccTTGTGGACCCTGATCAGGATAAAAATGTCATCAAGGAATCACTCAAATTAGTCAAAACACTCGCTGGAAATGATGATGTCAAACGGGATATCGGAAACACAAAAGGAATTCCATTCATTGTCAattccatttcaaaaaattta aaaaacaagTCCATATGTCAAGTGGGCTGTGATTCCCTGACTGCCCTATCTTTAAGAAGTCCTGAGAACGCAAAACAAATAGTGGATTGCGGTGGAGATGgagttattattgaaataatgaagGCTCATAAGTCGATAGCTGAAATTGTg CCTCGGCCACACGGTGCTGGAAGCTTTGGGAGGGTGGACCTCGTACGAATCCAGCTTTGTCGTTGTGTGG ATTGCAGCCTCTTATGCTATTCGTAA
- the LOC121125852 gene encoding polypeptide N-acetylgalactosaminyltransferase 13, whose product MRVWRMFCRNKKLLGILTLSASLTLLGLFLYNTPSHAIENHKPGVGRDYYPNVPDSKSQSKNKQHEYIDKDGIRVIVGKYVGDSLSPRTPSLSWEDLNANNYNPIRGMGENGEAVFALNSREEALAKRLWHINKFNLLASDKISLDRKLPDVRKESCKSVVYTYSRLPSASIIIVFHNEAFSTLLRTVHSVLNRTPKLLLSEILLVDDASNKTFLRRPLEDHMGALKINYKILRLKERSGLIQARLEGAKVATGKVLIFLDAHCEVTTGWVEPLLTRIAEDPSHVVCPVIDIINDDNFGYIKSFTLHWGAFNWELHFRWFTMSQSLIDDLKTNPTAPYRTPVMAGGLFAIDRQYFYDIGSYDKAMDIWGGENLEMSFRIWMCSGSVEISPCSHVGHVFRKASPYSFPREGGVGKVLNTNLARVARVWMDDYKKFYFKINPTAESFDVDVSERSSLRKKLGCKSFKWFLENIWPQHFFPTQNRFFGEIIHFSTNKCIKKPHSSPALSQNNGPALMDSCTSKFSVTELMVFSEDGHIMTDESVCLDSLNAEDEIEASVRFQSCNESNRQLWKYMQSNKTIMHLKSKKCLSHPREGTTDTLIVSPCNGNSLQKWTLVKENPFG is encoded by the exons ATGAGGGTTTGGAGGATGTTTTGTCGGAATAAAAAGCTCCTGGGGATCCTCACTCTATCAGCTTCCCTCACTCTTcttggattatttttgtataatactcCTTCTCATGCAATAGAGAATCACAAACCGGGGGTAGGAAGAGATTACTATCCAAATGTTCCAGACTCAAAAAgtcaatctaaaaataaacaacatgaATATATTGATAAGGATGGAATACGAGTCATTGTTGGAAAGTATGTGGGGGATTCCCTATCTCCCAGAACGCCTTCTCTCTCATGGGAAGACTTGaatgcaaataattataatccgATTAGAGGAATGGGAGAGAACGGAGAGGCAGTGTTTGCCTTAAATTCCCGAGAGGAA GCATTAGCTAAAAGACTATGGCAcatcaataaattcaatttacttGCTTCAGACAAAATATCACTTGATCGAAAACTACCGGATGTGAGAAAAGAGTCATGCAAGAGTGTTGTGTATACATACTCTCGACTCCCGAGTGCTTCCATCATCATAGTCTTTCACAATGAAGCATTTTCAACTTTACTTCGTACAGTTCATAGTGTTTTAAATCGAACTCCGAAACTTCTTCTATCAGAGATATTATTGGTGGATGACGCttctaataaaacatttttaagacgCCCATTGGAAGATCATATGGGAGCtttgaagataaattataaaattctacGTCTAAAAGAGAGGAGTGGACTCATTCAGGCAAGGCTAGAAGGAGCCAAAGTTGCAACCGGGAAGGTCCTGATATTTCTGGATGCACATTGTGAAGTAACGACGGGATGGGTGGAACCCCTGCTTACTCGTATAGCAGAGGATCCCAGCCATGTTGTGTGCCCTGTTATAGATATCATTAATGACGACAACTTTGGTTACATAAAATCCTTTACTCTTCATTGGGGAGCTTTTAACTGGGAGCTTCACTTTCGGTGGTTTACCATGAGTCAATCTTTGATTGATGATCTAAAAACAAATCCAACAGCTCCTTATCGAACCCCCGTTATGGCCGGTGGTTTATTCGCTATTGAccgtcaatatttttatgacataggATCATATGATAAGGCAATGGATATTTGGGGGGGAGAGAACTTGGAAATGTCTTTTAGAATTTGGATGTGCTCAGGGTCTGTGGAGATTTCTCCATGCTCTCATGTGGGACATGTTTTCCGTAAAGCTAGTCCTTATTCCTTTCCTAGAGAAGGTGGAGTTGGTAAAGTCCTTAACACAAATCTTGCAAGAGTTGCACGAGTATGGATGGATGattacaaaaagttttactttaaaattaatccaACTGCCGAGAGCTTTGATGTTGATGTATCAGAGCGGTCTTCACTTCGAAAGAAGCTTGGTTGTAAGAGTTTTAAATGGTTCCTAGAAAATATCTGGCCCCAGCATTTCTTTCCAACACAAAACCGTTTCTTCGGGGAAATCATTCATTTCTCAACaaataaatgtatcaaaaagCCCCATTCCTCGCCTGCACTTAGCCAGAACAATGGGCCTGCATTGATGGATTCATGTACATCTAAATTTTCAGTAACAGAGCTTATGGTTTTTAGTGAAGATGGACATATAATGACTGATGAATCCGTCTGCTTAGACTCTTTGAATGCTGAAGATGAAATCGAGGCAAGTGTAAGGTTTCAGTCATGCAATGAATCAAACCGACAGCTTTGGAAATACATGCAATCAAACAAAACAATCATGCACTTGAAATCAAAGAAATGTCTGAGTCATCCAAGAGAAGGAACAACAGATACATTGATTGTGAGTCCCTGTAATGGGAATTCTCTGCAGAAATGGACTTTAGTAAAGGAAAATCCATTTGGATAG
- the LOC121125860 gene encoding armadillo repeat-containing protein 6-like — translation MQYSRGGLLLSDKPRAQYRIHTTVDCSPQLIFFHLLLNEAGSFNDAPIEVARLWQALVQDDDVRVPYGKAHDNARQIVEDYDALTLLNNKLKDLTEPKDISLLLCCLSSLSVRNEYCKKVADDGGLNIILKVLVDPDQDKNVIKESLKLVKTLAGNDDVKRDIGNTKEFHSLSIPFQKI, via the exons ATGCAGTATTCAAGGGGTGGTCTATTGTTGTCTGATAAGCCAAGGGCCCAATACAGAATTCATACAACTGTGGACTGCAGTcctcaattaattttcttccatTTGTTACTCAATGAGGCTGGTAGTTTTAATGATGCCCCTATCGAAGTTGCTCGTTTATGGCAGGCTTTAGTTCAAGATGATGATGTTAGAGTTCCCTATGGAAAGGCTCATGACAATGCTAGACAAATTGTCGAAGATTATGATGCACTTACTCTCCTAAACAATAAGTTGAAAG atttgacGGAACCCAAAGACATTTCCTTATTACTTTGTTGTTTGAGCAGTTTATCCGTTCGAAATGAGTATTGTAAAAAAGTGGCAGATGATGGAGGTctcaacataattttaaaagtccTTGTGGACCCTGATCAGGATAAAAATGTCATCAAGGAATCACTCAAATTAGTCAAAACACTCGCTGGAAATGATGATGTCAAACGGGATATCGGAAACACAAAGGAATTCCATTCATTGTCAattccatttcaaaaaattta a
- the LOC121125858 gene encoding polypeptide N-acetylgalactosaminyltransferase 13: MRVWRMFCRNKKLLGILTLSASLTLLGLFLYNTPSHAIENHKPGVGRDYYPNVPDSKSQSKNKQHEYIDKDGIRVIVGKYVGDSLSPRTPSLSWEDLNANNYNPIRGMGENGEAVFALNSREEALAKRLWHINKFNLLASDKISLDRKLPDVRKESCKSVVYTYSRLPSASIIIVFHNEAFSTLLRTVHSVLNRTPKLLLSEILLVDDASNKTFLRRPLEDHMGALKINYKILRLKERSGLIQARLEGAKVATGKVLIFLDAHCEVTTGWVEPLLTRIAEDPSHVVCPVIDIINDDNFGYIKSFTLHWGAFNWELHFRWFTMSQSLIDDLKTNPTAPYRTPVMAGGLFAIDRQYFYDIGSYDKAMDIWGGENLEMSFRIWMCSGSVEISPCSHVGHVFRKASPYSFPREGGVGKVLNTNLARVARVWMDDYKKFYFKINPTAESFDVDVSERSSLRKKLGCKSFKWFLENIWPQHFFPTQNRFFGEIIHFSTNKCIKKPHSSPALSQNNGPALMDSCTSKFSVTELMVFSEDGHIMTDESVCLDSLNAEDEIEASVRFQSCNESNRQLWKYMQSNKTIMHLKSKKCLSHPREGTTDTLIVSPCNGNSLQKWTLVKENPFG; this comes from the exons ATGAGGGTTTGGAGGATGTTTTGTCGGAATAAAAAGCTCCTGGGGATCCTCACTCTATCAGCTTCCCTCACTCTTcttggattatttttgtataatactcCTTCTCATGCAATAGAGAATCACAAACCGGGGGTAGGAAGAGATTACTATCCAAATGTTCCAGACTCAAAAAgtcaatctaaaaataaacaacatgaATATATTGATAAGGATGGAATACGAGTCATTGTTGGAAAGTATGTGGGGGATTCCCTATCTCCCAGAACGCCTTCTCTCTCATGGGAAGACTTGaatgcaaataattataatccgATTAGAGGAATGGGAGAGAACGGAGAGGCAGTGTTTGCCTTAAATTCCCGAGAGGAA GCATTAGCTAAAAGACTATGGCAcatcaataaattcaatttacttGCTTCAGACAAAATATCACTTGATCGAAAACTACCGGATGTGAGAAAAGAGTCATGCAAGAGTGTTGTGTATACATACTCTCGACTCCCGAGTGCTTCCATCATCATAGTCTTTCACAATGAAGCATTTTCAACTTTACTTCGTACAGTTCATAGTGTTTTAAATCGAACTCCGAAACTTCTTCTATCAGAGATATTATTGGTGGATGACGCttctaataaaacatttttaagacgCCCATTGGAAGATCATATGGGAGCtttgaagataaattataaaattctacGTCTAAAAGAGAGGAGTGGACTCATTCAGGCAAGGCTAGAAGGAGCCAAAGTTGCAACCGGGAAGGTCCTGATATTTCTGGATGCACATTGTGAAGTAACGACGGGATGGGTGGAACCCCTGCTTACTCGTATAGCAGAGGATCCCAGCCATGTTGTGTGCCCTGTTATAGATATCATTAATGACGACAACTTTGGTTACATAAAATCCTTTACTCTTCATTGGGGAGCTTTTAACTGGGAGCTTCACTTTCGGTGGTTTACCATGAGTCAATCTTTGATTGATGATCTAAAAACAAATCCAACAGCTCCTTATCGAACCCCCGTTATGGCCGGTGGTTTATTCGCTATTGAccgtcaatatttttatgacataggATCATATGATAAGGCAATGGATATTTGGGGGGGAGAGAACTTGGAAATGTCTTTTAGAATTTGGATGTGCTCAGGGTCTGTGGAGATTTCTCCATGCTCTCATGTGGGACATGTTTTCCGTAAAGCTAGTCCTTATTCCTTTCCTAGAGAAGGTGGAGTTGGTAAAGTCCTTAACACAAATCTTGCAAGAGTTGCACGAGTATGGATGGATGattacaaaaagttttactttaaaattaatccaACTGCCGAGAGCTTTGATGTTGATGTATCAGAGCGGTCTTCACTTCGAAAGAAGCTTGGTTGTAAGAGTTTTAAATGGTTCCTAGAAAATATCTGGCCCCAGCATTTCTTTCCAACACAAAACCGTTTCTTCGGGGAAATCATTCATTTCTCAACaaataaatgtatcaaaaagCCCCATTCCTCCCCTGCACTTAGCCAGAACAATGGGCCTGCATTGATGGATTCATGTACATCTAAATTTTCAGTAACAGAGCTTATGGTTTTTAGTGAAGATGGACATATAATGACTGATGAATCCGTCTGCTTAGACTCTTTGAATGCTGAAGATGAAATCGAGGCAAGTGTAAGGTTTCAGTCATGCAATGAATCAAACCGACAGCTTTGGAAATACATGCAATCAAACAAAACAATCATGCACTTGAAATCAAAGAAATGTCTGAGTCATCCAAGAGAAGGAACAACAGATACATTGATTGTGAGTCCCTGTAATGGGAATTCTCTGCAGAAATGGACTTTAGTAAAGGAAAATCCATTTGGATAG